A section of the Triticum dicoccoides isolate Atlit2015 ecotype Zavitan chromosome 7A, WEW_v2.0, whole genome shotgun sequence genome encodes:
- the LOC119334472 gene encoding uncharacterized protein LOC119334472, with product MPILCQIFRLLRPGVATFHGPMLRLSSTSRPLLSFTASAPPCWSPPPLAPRVFPLMAPDLLVRRISRFPPGSRSMSSNSGLEDKRLLISSANYHSVISQGTKNVETSGTTLEVIDENGRSATKDTKSALIASGDKVFPMELLPKSTHRDGSIYRSTHAWKKNYAVDDRSETRLADPKDCVFRNGKCKRHNPSRVLQFFSLKLAELTVDVGPVELYGYIAVRDCLDTLLNYVVNISRDDPVIVKQGSLINMAGPKRGIDMYCAVLVEFDIRIKAGKAERDDHQLIDGVSGIADLWGVWNQAFTNRIYGDCGAVDITVARIDGAVMANVEVAVSEVQSSFELCFSCFIGGYNEEIRLFDGAIGESRLLKRSVVAVADGSTLDLKFKVASGPSGSAEHCCSFKADTHGLDTHQIKTEFGLMSVKVTWSTLLSSQ from the exons ATGCCGATCCTCTGCCAGATTTTTCGCCTCCTCCGACCTGGCGTCGCCACCTTTCATGGCCCAATGCTCCGCCTCTCCTCTACCTCGCGACCTCTCCTCTCTTTCACGGCCTCTGCGCCGCCTTGCTGGTCGCCACCACCGCTTGCACCACGAGTCTTCCCTCTCATGGCTCCCGATCTACTTGTCCGTCGTATTTCCCG ATTTCCTCCAGGATCTCGGAGCATGTCCAGCAACAGTGGACTTGAAGACAAGCGATTGCTCATCTCTTCTGCCAACTATCATTCTGTCATCAGCCAAGGCACGAAAAATGTAGAGACGAGTGGCACAACCTTGGAAGTTATAGATGAAAACGGAAGGAGTGCAACCAAGGATACAAAGAGCGCATTGATAGCAAGCGGTGACAAAGTATTCCCCATGGAATTGCTTCCAAAAAGCACACACCGTGATGGTTCTATATACAGAAGCACTCATGCGTGGAAAAAGAACTATGCTGTTGATGACCGTAGTGAGA CTCGGTTGGCAGATCCCAAAGATTGCGTCTTCCGCAACGGAAAATGCAAGCGGCATAATCCTAGTCGCGTCTTACAATTTTTCTCATTAAAGTTGGCTGAACTTACTGTGGATGTTGGCCCAGTAGAGTTGTATGGATACATAGCAGTGCGGGATTGTCTGGATACATTGCTTAATTATGTTGTCAATATAAGCAGGGATGATCCTGTCATCGTGAAACAG GGTTCTCTCATCAACATGGCTGGCCCTAAGCGAGGCATAGATATGTATTGCGCTGTTCTAGTGGAATTTGACATTAGGATCAAGGCAGGCAAAGCAGAAAGGGATGATCACCAGCTGATTGATGGTGTATCAGGCATAGCCGACCTGTGGGGAGTATGGAATCAAGCATTCACAAACCGCATCTATGGTGACTGTGGCGCAGTTGACATAACCGTAGCACGTATTGATGGGGCAGTCATGGCGAATGTAGAAGTTGCCGTGTCAGAAGTGCAGAGCAGTTTTGAGCTGTGCTTCAGTTGTTTTATCGGTGGTTATAACGAAGAAATCCGGCTGTTCGATGGTGCAATTGGCGAGTCACGCCTCTTAAAGAGGTCTGTGGTTGCTGTAGCGGATGGTTCCACTCTGGATTTGAAGTTCAAGGTGGCCTCGGGGCCATCCGGTTCAGCGGAGCACTGTTGTTCCTTCAAGGCGGACACACATGGACTTGACACTCACCAGATAAAGACTGAATTCGGGTTGATGTCAGTGAAGGTGACTTGGTCGACTCTGCTTTCCTCCCAGTAG